Proteins encoded within one genomic window of Candidatus Buchananbacteria bacterium CG10_big_fil_rev_8_21_14_0_10_42_9:
- a CDS encoding ABC transporter ATP-binding protein, giving the protein MNALKTKNLDKHFDGVKAVDNLSVGIQKGLITGIVGPNGSGKTTLINTLSGMLRMDGGAVEISDVKLSRIKPHHVPSYGITRTFQNVRLFEQMTVLDNILVVLTERNLVSAFFEKHNDFHLKKAEATLRHVGLWEKRNQLASNLSYGQRKLLEIARAMVMDTDIYLFDEPFAGLFPEMVKIVSTTLKQLRTENKTVILVEHDMSIIRELCDHVIVMDAGKLLTEGNPEKVLNQKEVIEAYLGE; this is encoded by the coding sequence ATGAACGCACTGAAAACAAAAAATTTAGATAAACATTTTGATGGAGTCAAAGCGGTTGATAATCTTTCGGTAGGCATTCAAAAAGGATTAATTACTGGTATTGTTGGGCCGAATGGCTCGGGTAAAACCACACTGATCAATACTTTAAGCGGCATGCTACGGATGGATGGGGGGGCGGTTGAAATTAGCGATGTTAAATTATCTAGAATTAAACCGCATCATGTTCCCTCTTACGGTATTACGCGCACATTTCAAAATGTTAGATTGTTTGAGCAGATGACCGTATTGGATAATATTTTAGTTGTTTTAACGGAGCGAAATTTAGTCAGTGCCTTTTTTGAAAAACACAATGACTTTCATTTGAAAAAAGCCGAGGCAACCTTACGGCACGTCGGGTTATGGGAAAAAAGGAATCAACTGGCGAGCAACTTGTCGTACGGCCAACGAAAATTGTTAGAAATTGCCAGAGCCATGGTAATGGATACAGATATTTATTTATTTGATGAGCCCTTTGCCGGACTTTTTCCGGAAATGGTAAAAATTGTTTCCACGACTTTGAAACAACTAAGGACTGAAAATAAAACTGTAATTTTGGTTGAGCACGATATGAGCATTATCCGAGAACTGTGCGACCATGTTATTGTGATGGATGCCGGCAAACTACTAACTGAAGGAAATCCCGAAAAAGTTTTAAATCAAAAAGAAGTAATTGAGGCCTATTTGGGAGAATAA
- a CDS encoding ABC transporter ATP-binding protein, giving the protein MYKETLLQLKDISVNYGGVKALQEVNVEIDEGEIVALMGPNGAGKSTILKSIFGLAPISSGKIFWHERKIKPVSHKIVQMGIAFVPQGRRVFTHLTVAENLEMGGFVVKDKKLLKQRMAEVMDIFPDLKKKLKSKSGTLSGGQQQMLALARGLMVDPKVLLLDEPSLGLSPKLVKEVFAKIKEINQRRKTAIMVVEHNIKSLLEITSRAYLLDKGKIVAHDTAQTLAHSDILEKVFMGKLK; this is encoded by the coding sequence ATGTATAAAGAAACACTTCTACAACTTAAAGACATCAGCGTCAATTACGGAGGGGTGAAAGCTCTGCAAGAGGTTAATGTTGAAATTGATGAAGGAGAAATTGTTGCCTTGATGGGGCCTAATGGCGCTGGCAAATCAACTATTTTAAAATCTATTTTTGGCTTAGCGCCAATCAGCTCTGGTAAAATTTTTTGGCATGAGCGTAAAATTAAGCCAGTATCACATAAAATAGTACAGATGGGCATAGCATTTGTGCCGCAAGGCCGCCGAGTTTTTACTCATTTAACCGTAGCCGAAAATTTGGAAATGGGGGGCTTTGTGGTTAAGGATAAAAAGCTGTTAAAACAGAGGATGGCTGAAGTAATGGATATTTTTCCGGATTTAAAGAAAAAACTAAAAAGCAAATCTGGCACTCTTTCAGGCGGTCAACAACAGATGCTCGCTTTGGCGCGCGGATTAATGGTTGATCCTAAAGTACTTTTACTTGACGAGCCTTCTTTGGGGCTATCGCCAAAATTAGTTAAAGAAGTATTTGCTAAAATCAAAGAAATTAACCAGCGCCGCAAAACCGCCATAATGGTCGTTGAGCATAATATTAAATCATTGCTAGAAATTACCAGCCGGGCTTATTTATTGGATAAAGGAAAAATAGTCGCTCATGACACGGCTCAAACACTTGCCCACAGTGACATTTTGGAAAAAGTTTTTATGGGCAAACTCAAATAA
- a CDS encoding TIGR00282 family metallophosphoesterase — MKILFFGDVNGRIARAALRQAIPEYKKNYQPNLILANVENAAHGAGITEKVYADLCDCEIDFFTSGNHIFDKGSIEAFKENPARIIRPANFPPENPGKGFEVLTIGKTKVAVINLMGQVFTKEEYSDPFIGIDKILDELKIQSPDVIIVDFHAEATSEKSGFGHYVDGRVSAVVGTHTHVPTADAKVLPKGTAFVTDIGMVGAKDSVIGITKESAMKIFIGNKTKELNLPEQGEVQIGAVLIEIDAASGKSIRISRVDTEIEV, encoded by the coding sequence ATGAAAATTTTATTTTTTGGCGATGTTAACGGCCGCATTGCCCGAGCGGCATTGCGCCAAGCCATCCCTGAATACAAAAAAAATTATCAGCCAAATTTAATTTTGGCAAATGTTGAAAATGCTGCCCATGGTGCCGGGATTACCGAAAAAGTTTATGCTGATTTATGTGATTGCGAGATAGATTTTTTTACCTCGGGTAACCATATTTTTGACAAAGGCAGTATTGAGGCGTTTAAAGAAAACCCGGCTCGCATTATTCGTCCGGCAAATTTTCCCCCGGAAAATCCTGGCAAGGGCTTTGAGGTATTGACGATCGGCAAAACAAAAGTCGCGGTAATTAATTTAATGGGGCAAGTGTTTACTAAAGAAGAATACAGCGACCCATTTATTGGTATTGATAAAATTTTAGATGAATTAAAAATCCAATCACCGGATGTCATTATTGTTGATTTTCACGCCGAAGCGACTTCTGAAAAAAGTGGCTTTGGCCATTATGTTGACGGACGAGTGTCCGCGGTTGTGGGGACGCATACTCATGTGCCAACCGCTGATGCAAAAGTATTGCCAAAAGGCACAGCGTTTGTAACTGATATCGGCATGGTGGGAGCCAAAGATTCAGTCATTGGTATCACCAAAGAGAGCGCTATGAAAATTTTTATCGGTAATAAAACTAAAGAACTTAACTTGCCGGAACAAGGCGAGGTGCAAATTGGAGCAGTGCTTATAGAAATTGATGCGGCTTCCGGAAAATCTATTAGAATTAGCCGCGTAGACACTGAAATTGAAGTTTGA
- the clpP gene encoding ATP-dependent Clp endopeptidase, proteolytic subunit ClpP, whose protein sequence is MQLIPTVIEKSSYGERAYDIYSRLLKERIIFLGSGINDAVANTVIAQLLFLESQDPKKDIKLYINSPGGSVSAGLAVYDTMQYVKPDVSTICVGLAASMGAVLLAAGAKGKRIALPNAEVMIHQVMGGTEGQAEDIRIRAEHILKIRDRLNQILVKHTGQTLKTVEKDTDRDKFMSADEALKYNIIDKVLKAK, encoded by the coding sequence ATGCAACTTATTCCAACAGTGATTGAAAAATCAAGTTATGGTGAACGCGCCTACGATATTTATTCGCGCCTGTTAAAAGAGCGCATTATATTTTTGGGTTCGGGCATTAACGATGCGGTGGCCAATACCGTTATCGCCCAATTGTTATTTTTGGAAAGTCAAGACCCGAAAAAGGACATTAAATTATATATTAATAGCCCGGGCGGATCGGTTAGCGCAGGTTTGGCAGTGTACGACACCATGCAATATGTTAAACCGGACGTATCCACTATTTGCGTTGGTTTAGCCGCTTCCATGGGCGCGGTACTTTTGGCCGCGGGTGCTAAAGGTAAACGCATAGCTTTGCCAAACGCGGAAGTGATGATTCACCAAGTTATGGGCGGTACCGAAGGCCAAGCCGAAGATATTCGCATCCGCGCTGAACATATCCTAAAAATTCGCGACCGCTTAAACCAAATTTTAGTAAAACATACTGGTCAGACTTTAAAGACCGTAGAAAAAGACACTGACCGCGACAAATTCATGTCCGCCGATGAAGCGCTGAAGTACAATATTATTGATAAAGTTTTAAAAGCGAAATAG
- the rny gene encoding ribonuclease Y, whose translation MFFIEQLGIFFLVVGLLIGGFFGYVIRKLIAIKRRDAVETKVEQLLNEAKTKEKEILLDANDKALKVIEKGKQEVEKEKEEVKAMRHRVEQRESMFDQKLLDLENNKQELLEKAKRVDEIKAEVKEIKVKQLEKLEAVARLSRDEAVKKLLEQVEREANEDVKARMKKLIEHGNEQIESKAKDLMALAIMRCASTHTSDLTTTNVEIPSDEMKGRIIGKEGRNIKTLENLTGVEILIDETPNMIMISGFSPIRRQVAKGALDKLIVDGRIHPGRIEEAVEEAKRELAGEIRKAGEDALLEFGITGIDPKLTQILGRLKFRTSYGQNNLVHAKEVAHIAGLLAAELGADVALCKKGGLFHDIGKAVDHDIQGGHPEIGYDIMKKFGMPEELAYMCIGHHEDNPITLEGVIVKSADAISGSRPGARKDSYENYLQRLEELEKVATSFDGVDKAYAIQAGREIRVFVRPEAVDDVQATKMAQQIARQIESELKYPGEIKVVLIRENRVIEYAR comes from the coding sequence ATGTTTTTTATCGAACAGTTAGGAATATTTTTCTTAGTCGTTGGACTTTTGATCGGCGGTTTTTTTGGTTATGTGATTAGAAAATTAATCGCTATTAAACGCCGCGATGCCGTGGAGACAAAAGTTGAGCAATTGCTTAACGAAGCAAAAACTAAAGAAAAAGAAATTTTGCTGGATGCCAATGACAAAGCGTTGAAAGTGATTGAAAAAGGCAAACAGGAAGTTGAAAAAGAAAAAGAAGAAGTCAAAGCTATGCGCCATCGGGTTGAGCAGCGCGAGAGCATGTTTGATCAAAAATTGTTGGATTTGGAAAATAATAAGCAAGAGTTGCTTGAAAAAGCTAAGCGCGTAGATGAGATTAAAGCTGAAGTGAAAGAAATTAAAGTTAAACAATTGGAAAAGCTTGAAGCAGTAGCCAGGCTTTCCCGTGACGAGGCGGTTAAAAAATTATTAGAACAAGTTGAGCGAGAAGCTAATGAAGATGTCAAGGCCAGAATGAAAAAACTAATTGAACACGGCAACGAACAAATTGAAAGTAAGGCCAAGGATTTGATGGCTCTTGCAATTATGCGCTGCGCTTCAACACATACTTCCGACCTCACTACGACCAATGTCGAGATTCCTAGCGATGAGATGAAAGGAAGAATTATTGGCAAGGAAGGCCGGAACATTAAGACTTTGGAAAATTTAACAGGAGTTGAAATATTGATTGATGAAACGCCAAACATGATTATGATTTCTGGCTTTTCGCCAATTCGTCGGCAGGTTGCCAAAGGTGCGTTAGACAAATTGATTGTTGACGGGCGCATTCATCCAGGGCGCATTGAGGAAGCGGTTGAGGAGGCTAAGCGAGAATTAGCCGGTGAAATTAGGAAAGCCGGCGAAGATGCCTTGTTAGAATTTGGAATTACTGGAATTGATCCCAAGCTAACCCAAATTTTAGGCCGCTTAAAGTTTCGCACAAGTTACGGCCAAAATAATTTAGTCCACGCCAAAGAAGTTGCCCACATTGCTGGATTGCTGGCCGCAGAGCTTGGCGCTGATGTGGCTTTATGTAAAAAAGGCGGCTTGTTCCATGATATTGGAAAAGCCGTCGACCATGACATTCAAGGCGGACACCCTGAAATTGGCTATGATATTATGAAAAAATTCGGTATGCCTGAAGAGCTGGCCTATATGTGCATTGGTCACCACGAAGACAACCCAATAACTTTAGAAGGCGTAATCGTGAAATCGGCTGATGCCATCTCTGGTTCGCGTCCGGGCGCGCGCAAGGATAGTTATGAAAACTATTTACAGCGTCTGGAAGAATTAGAAAAAGTGGCTACCAGCTTTGATGGGGTTGATAAAGCGTACGCCATTCAAGCTGGCCGCGAAATTCGCGTGTTTGTTCGCCCGGAAGCTGTGGATGACGTGCAAGCGACTAAAATGGCACAACAGATCGCTCGCCAAATTGAATCAGAACTTAAATATCCGGGTGAAATTAAAGTTGTACTCATTCGTGAAAATCGCGTAATTGAATACGCTCGCTAA
- a CDS encoding DNA-binding protein yields MNKAQLADLIAEKAGISKKQAEVALDTLTHTITEKIKAGEEVTLTGFGAFSSKVRKGRIGVNPRNPQEEIEIKPTRVAKFKAGKNLKEALKSESSSPTQTPTSKPAESYNPAPNQSAPDAQGQSGPQILESSPPDNQTP; encoded by the coding sequence ATGAATAAAGCGCAATTAGCCGATTTAATTGCCGAAAAAGCCGGGATTAGCAAAAAGCAAGCCGAGGTCGCCTTGGATACCCTGACCCACACAATCACTGAAAAAATAAAAGCGGGCGAGGAAGTGACCTTGACTGGTTTTGGCGCTTTTTCGTCAAAAGTTCGAAAGGGCCGCATTGGTGTTAACCCACGCAATCCGCAAGAGGAAATTGAAATTAAACCAACGCGCGTGGCAAAGTTTAAAGCCGGTAAAAATTTAAAAGAAGCTTTAAAATCAGAATCTTCATCGCCAACACAAACCCCGACTTCAAAACCAGCCGAAAGTTATAACCCGGCGCCAAACCAATCCGCGCCGGATGCACAAGGTCAATCAGGGCCACAAATTTTAGAATCATCACCCCCGGATAATCAAACCCCATAG